A single region of the Hoeflea prorocentri genome encodes:
- the dnaK gene encoding molecular chaperone DnaK, protein MAKVIGIDLGTTNSCVAVMDGSDAKVIENAEGARTTPSMVAFSDDGERLTGQPAKRQAVTNPEDTLFAVKRLIGRRYDDKMVEKDKGLVPYKIVKADNGDAWVEAGGTAYSPSQISAMILQKMKETAEAYLGETVEKAVITVPAYFNDAQRQATKDAGKIAGLEVLRIINEPTAAALAYGLDKKEGKTIAVYDLGGGTFDISVLEIGDGVFEVKSTNGDTFLGGEDFDMRLVDYLATEFKKDQGIDLKNDKLALQRLKEAAEKAKIELSSSAQTEINLPFITADQSGPKHLTMKLSRAKFESLVDDLVQRTVEPCKAAIKDAGIQPGEIDEVVLVGGMTRMPKVQEVVKKFFGKEPHKGVNPDEVVAMGAAIQAGVLQGDVKDVLLLDVTPLSLGIETLGGVFTRLIDRNTTIPTKKSQVFSTADDNQNAVTIRVAQGEREMAADNKMLGQFDLVGIPPAPRGVPQIEVTFDIDANGIVNVSAKDKGTGKEHQIRIQASGGLSDDDIDQMIKDAESNAEADKARRDAVEAKNQAESLIHSTEKSLADYGDKVGEEDRNAISDALAALKAAVEAEEPDAEDIKAKTQTLAEVSMKLGQAMYEAQQAESAESDAAADAAASGEDVVDADFEEINDDDEKKSA, encoded by the coding sequence ATGGCAAAAGTTATTGGTATCGACCTGGGAACGACCAATTCCTGCGTCGCCGTCATGGACGGGAGCGACGCCAAGGTCATAGAGAATGCGGAAGGCGCCCGCACAACGCCGTCCATGGTTGCGTTCAGTGACGATGGAGAACGTCTGACCGGCCAGCCCGCCAAGCGGCAGGCCGTCACCAACCCCGAAGACACGCTTTTCGCCGTCAAGCGACTGATCGGTCGCCGCTATGACGACAAGATGGTCGAAAAGGACAAAGGCCTCGTTCCCTACAAGATCGTCAAGGCCGACAATGGAGACGCGTGGGTGGAAGCCGGCGGCACTGCCTATTCACCGTCGCAGATTTCGGCGATGATCCTTCAGAAGATGAAGGAAACGGCGGAAGCTTATCTCGGCGAAACCGTCGAAAAGGCCGTGATCACCGTTCCCGCCTATTTCAATGACGCACAGCGTCAGGCCACGAAGGATGCCGGCAAGATTGCGGGCCTTGAAGTTCTTCGCATCATCAACGAGCCGACGGCGGCCGCGCTTGCCTACGGTCTCGACAAGAAAGAAGGCAAAACCATCGCGGTCTACGACCTTGGCGGCGGCACGTTCGACATCTCGGTTCTCGAGATCGGCGACGGTGTCTTCGAGGTCAAGTCGACCAATGGCGATACCTTCCTTGGTGGTGAAGACTTCGACATGAGACTGGTCGATTATCTGGCCACCGAATTCAAGAAGGACCAGGGCATTGACCTGAAGAACGACAAGCTGGCTCTGCAGCGCCTGAAGGAAGCTGCCGAAAAAGCCAAGATCGAACTGTCGTCTTCGGCCCAGACCGAAATCAATCTGCCCTTCATCACCGCCGATCAGAGCGGACCGAAGCACCTGACCATGAAGCTTTCGCGCGCCAAGTTCGAAAGCCTCGTCGACGATCTGGTCCAGCGCACGGTCGAGCCGTGCAAGGCGGCCATCAAGGATGCCGGTATCCAGCCGGGTGAAATTGACGAAGTGGTTCTTGTCGGCGGCATGACCCGCATGCCGAAGGTCCAGGAAGTCGTCAAGAAGTTCTTCGGCAAGGAGCCGCACAAGGGCGTGAACCCGGATGAGGTCGTCGCCATGGGCGCCGCCATCCAGGCCGGGGTTCTGCAGGGCGACGTCAAGGACGTTCTGCTGCTCGACGTTACCCCGCTGTCCCTGGGCATTGAAACGCTGGGTGGTGTCTTCACCCGCCTGATCGACCGGAACACGACGATCCCGACCAAGAAGTCGCAGGTCTTCTCTACGGCCGACGACAATCAGAACGCCGTTACCATCCGCGTCGCACAGGGTGAGCGTGAAATGGCGGCCGATAACAAGATGCTCGGACAGTTCGACCTGGTCGGCATTCCTCCGGCGCCGCGCGGCGTACCGCAAATCGAGGTCACCTTCGACATCGATGCCAACGGTATCGTCAACGTTTCGGCAAAGGACAAGGGAACCGGCAAGGAACATCAGATCCGCATTCAGGCATCGGGCGGCCTGTCCGATGACGATATCGATCAGATGATCAAGGACGCCGAAAGCAATGCCGAGGCCGACAAGGCGCGGCGCGATGCGGTTGAAGCCAAGAACCAGGCCGAAAGCCTCATTCATTCGACCGAGAAGTCGCTGGCCGATTATGGCGACAAGGTTGGCGAAGAAGACCGCAACGCCATCAGCGACGCACTTGCAGCCCTGAAAGCTGCCGTGGAAGCTGAAGAGCCCGACGCCGAGGACATCAAGGCCAAGACACAGACGCTTGCGGAAGTGTCGATGAAGCTCGGCCAGGCCATGTACGAAGCACAACAGGCTGAGTCTGCCGAATCCGATGCTGCAGCCGACGCTGCCGCATCCGGTGAGGATGTCGTCGATGCCGATTTCGAAGAAATCAACGACGACGACGAGAAAAAGTCGGCTTAA